One segment of Streptomyces sp. XD-27 DNA contains the following:
- a CDS encoding S8 family peptidase, which yields MKGAIPGQYIVSLASGVSPSAMADRVGIRPMFTYTRVHHGFAAKLTTAQVDMLRNQPGVSAVEQDARLDVPRVTGPATTRPARKPVAATPRRQAAPVPWGLARINHRENGATGYAMKATGAKVNSYIIDTGIQLNHPDFGGRAVAGHSFIDDGRGTRDCNGHGTHVAGTVGGTTSGVAKKTRLVSVRVFDCSGVSANSTVIAAANWVAANAKKPAVANLSLGGPYSAAMNRALEGLAAAGVFPVVAAGNENSDACATSPASSPGALTVAATDQKDRKAPFSNWGRCVDINAPGVDIRSAYLGGTFRELSGSSMAAPHVTGVAALYKDTYGDASFKSVASWLIGYATPGVDTSNKGVPTGTPPRLVYTGRM from the coding sequence ATGAAGGGCGCGATCCCCGGGCAGTACATCGTCTCGCTGGCGTCCGGCGTCAGCCCCTCGGCCATGGCGGACCGGGTCGGCATCCGGCCGATGTTCACCTATACGCGTGTCCATCACGGCTTCGCGGCCAAGCTCACCACCGCCCAGGTCGACATGCTCCGCAACCAGCCCGGGGTGAGCGCCGTGGAGCAGGACGCCCGGCTCGACGTGCCGCGTGTCACGGGCCCGGCGACAACCCGCCCCGCCCGCAAGCCCGTTGCCGCGACCCCGCGACGGCAGGCCGCGCCCGTGCCCTGGGGCCTGGCGCGGATCAACCACCGGGAGAACGGCGCCACCGGCTACGCCATGAAGGCCACCGGCGCGAAGGTCAACTCCTACATCATCGACACCGGGATCCAGCTGAACCACCCGGACTTCGGCGGCCGGGCCGTGGCCGGGCACAGCTTCATCGACGACGGGCGCGGCACCCGCGACTGCAACGGACACGGCACCCACGTGGCCGGGACCGTCGGCGGCACGACATCCGGCGTCGCCAAGAAGACCCGGCTGGTGTCGGTACGGGTCTTCGACTGCTCCGGCGTGAGCGCCAACTCCACCGTCATCGCGGCCGCCAACTGGGTCGCGGCCAACGCGAAGAAGCCCGCGGTCGCCAACCTGTCCCTGGGCGGCCCGTACTCCGCCGCCATGAACCGCGCCCTTGAGGGCCTGGCGGCCGCCGGGGTCTTCCCGGTCGTCGCCGCGGGCAACGAGAACAGCGACGCCTGCGCCACCTCGCCGGCCAGTTCCCCCGGTGCCCTCACCGTCGCCGCCACCGACCAGAAGGACCGCAAGGCGCCGTTCAGCAACTGGGGCCGCTGCGTGGACATCAACGCGCCGGGTGTGGACATCCGCTCCGCCTACCTCGGCGGCACCTTCCGCGAGCTGTCCGGCAGCTCCATGGCCGCGCCGCACGTCACCGGCGTCGCCGCGCTCTACAAGGACACCTACGGTGACGCCTCCTTCAAGTCCGTGGCGTCCTGGCTCATCGGCTACGCGACGCCCGGCGTCGACACCTCCAACAAGGGCGTTCCCACCGGGACACCGCCGCGGCTCGTCTACACGGGTCGGATGTGA
- the modA gene encoding molybdate ABC transporter substrate-binding protein, whose product MSRTLTGRRTAAALFTAALLVPLATACGSDDDKGGENDAGTKGGGQKVKLTVLAAASLTDVFKTAGTAYEEEHHGTKVTFSFAGSQELAAQVRQGAPADALVTADTTTMEGLRGDTGTPTVIARNRLVIAVGEGNPHKIGGLKDLADDKLKVVLAAPEVPVGRYSKQVLDAQKVDVKPVSQEPNVRAVLSKVELGEADAGLVYATDAGSATDKVDPVTIPDAQNAIASYPAAALKQSRHADAAAAFVTWLSGPEAQKILRDAGFQKP is encoded by the coding sequence ATGTCCCGCACGCTCACCGGTCGCCGCACCGCGGCCGCCCTGTTCACCGCCGCGCTGCTCGTCCCGCTCGCGACGGCCTGCGGCAGCGACGACGACAAGGGCGGCGAGAACGACGCCGGGACCAAGGGCGGCGGCCAGAAGGTCAAGCTGACCGTGCTCGCCGCCGCCTCCCTCACCGACGTCTTCAAGACCGCGGGCACGGCGTACGAGGAGGAGCACCACGGCACCAAGGTGACGTTCTCCTTCGCCGGCTCCCAGGAACTCGCCGCCCAGGTGCGGCAGGGCGCCCCCGCCGACGCCCTGGTCACCGCCGACACCACCACCATGGAGGGCTTGCGGGGCGACACCGGCACGCCGACCGTCATCGCCAGGAACCGCCTCGTCATCGCCGTCGGCGAGGGCAACCCGCACAAGATCGGCGGCTTGAAGGACCTGGCGGACGACAAGCTCAAGGTCGTCCTCGCCGCCCCCGAGGTGCCGGTCGGCCGCTACAGCAAGCAGGTCCTCGACGCCCAGAAGGTCGACGTCAAGCCGGTCTCGCAGGAGCCGAACGTGCGCGCCGTACTGAGCAAGGTGGAGCTCGGCGAGGCCGACGCCGGGCTGGTGTACGCCACCGACGCCGGCAGCGCGACCGACAAGGTCGACCCCGTCACCATCCCCGACGCCCAGAACGCCATCGCCTCCTACCCCGCGGCGGCCCTCAAGCAGTCGCGGCACGCGGACGCCGCCGCGGCGTTCGTGACCTGGCTCAGCGGCCCCGAGGCGCAGAAGATCCTGCGCGACGCGGGGTTCCAGAAGCCGTAG
- a CDS encoding LysE family translocator: MPTHLPVFLITTWLLAMLPGAGQALMVRQTLTGGPRLARPTIAGNATGLLIWSTAAAAGLSAVLLTNPHAYAAVRIAGGIVLAILGINTLRTARTTAEASADDTEERRPGFRGAYLAGLGTTLGNPKAGVFAISVLPQFVTSEGPVLASSIALGVVWALVNVCWYFLFTWGVGRGRALVSRPAVRRGLSIATGAVLLALGAAVAAGG, from the coding sequence GTGCCCACCCACCTGCCCGTTTTCCTGATCACCACCTGGCTGCTGGCGATGCTCCCGGGAGCCGGACAGGCGCTCATGGTGCGGCAGACCCTGACCGGTGGGCCCCGTCTCGCCCGGCCCACGATCGCAGGCAACGCCACGGGGCTGCTGATCTGGTCCACTGCCGCCGCCGCGGGGCTGTCCGCCGTCCTTCTGACCAATCCTCATGCGTACGCGGCCGTACGGATCGCGGGCGGCATCGTGCTGGCCATCCTCGGGATCAACACGCTCAGGACGGCCCGCACGACCGCGGAGGCGTCGGCGGATGACACCGAGGAGCGCCGACCCGGTTTCCGGGGGGCGTATCTGGCCGGGCTCGGCACGACCCTGGGCAACCCCAAGGCGGGGGTGTTCGCGATCTCGGTGCTGCCCCAGTTCGTCACGTCCGAGGGCCCTGTCCTTGCGTCGAGCATCGCTCTGGGCGTGGTCTGGGCGCTGGTCAACGTCTGCTGGTACTTCCTGTTCACCTGGGGCGTCGGGCGAGGCCGCGCGCTGGTGTCCCGGCCTGCTGTCCGCCGAGGCCTGAGCATCGCCACCGGCGCCGTGCTGCTGGCGCTCGGCGCGGCCGTGGCAGCCGGCGGCTGA
- a CDS encoding OsmC family protein, translating into MATTRTAHTVWQGNLAQGKGTVTFDSSGIGEQPVSWPSRAEQAGGKTSPEELIAAAHSSCFSMALSHGLAQAGTPPTQLRTQADVTFQPGTGITGIHLTVEGTVDGLDEDAFVAAAEDAKTNCPVSQALTGTEITLTAKLA; encoded by the coding sequence ATGGCAACGACGCGCACCGCGCACACCGTCTGGCAGGGCAATCTGGCTCAGGGGAAGGGCACCGTCACCTTCGACTCGTCCGGCATCGGGGAGCAGCCGGTGTCCTGGCCGTCCCGCGCCGAGCAGGCGGGCGGCAAGACCAGCCCTGAGGAGCTCATCGCCGCGGCGCACTCCAGCTGCTTCTCGATGGCGCTCTCGCACGGGCTGGCCCAGGCCGGTACGCCGCCGACGCAGCTGCGCACCCAGGCCGACGTCACCTTCCAGCCGGGCACCGGGATCACCGGGATCCATCTGACCGTGGAGGGCACGGTGGACGGTCTGGACGAGGACGCGTTCGTCGCCGCCGCCGAGGACGCCAAGACGAACTGCCCGGTGAGCCAGGCGCTGACCGGTACGGAGATCACCCTCACCGCGAAGCTGGCCTGA
- a CDS encoding LysR family transcriptional regulator codes for MPAAADPGQLRLLALIERHGSLAATAQALGLTPAAVTQQVARAERDCKVPLVVRGPRGATLTAAGALLAAHGRVIDQQAEEAAARLAALLGRLSLRLRVGAFQAAALHLLPPALTALRHRHPDADLSVVDLPSQWGIDQVTDGVLDLTVIASWETPPDPPPHVAVHPLMVDPMVVVLPDDHPLAEETPDGTPLRLEDLRDESWVTILAGHAAREQFDRAAGAAGFTPRVRFQTASYDVAQALVGTGIGVALVSRLALTRVPGTTHRELVDPRPARRLHAVTLADATLTPLVDVFLGLLRDVAEDITATWTMPR; via the coding sequence ATGCCTGCCGCCGCTGATCCTGGACAGCTCCGCCTGCTGGCGTTGATCGAACGCCACGGCTCCCTCGCGGCGACCGCCCAGGCCCTCGGGCTCACACCGGCGGCGGTGACGCAGCAGGTGGCCCGAGCGGAGCGGGACTGCAAGGTGCCGCTGGTCGTTCGCGGCCCGCGCGGCGCGACGCTCACCGCCGCCGGCGCCCTCTTGGCCGCCCACGGACGCGTCATCGACCAGCAGGCAGAGGAAGCCGCCGCCAGGCTGGCCGCACTCCTCGGCCGCCTTTCGCTGCGCTTGCGGGTCGGAGCCTTCCAGGCTGCAGCCCTCCATCTGCTTCCGCCCGCGCTGACCGCTCTACGGCACCGCCACCCGGACGCGGACCTGTCGGTCGTGGACCTGCCGTCCCAGTGGGGTATCGACCAGGTGACCGACGGAGTGCTCGACCTGACGGTCATCGCCTCCTGGGAGACACCCCCCGACCCGCCCCCGCACGTCGCGGTACACCCGCTCATGGTGGACCCCATGGTGGTGGTCCTACCGGACGACCACCCGCTGGCCGAGGAAACGCCCGACGGCACCCCGCTGCGCCTGGAAGACCTGCGCGACGAGTCATGGGTGACCATCCTGGCCGGTCACGCCGCCCGAGAGCAGTTCGACCGGGCGGCGGGGGCCGCCGGCTTCACTCCCAGGGTCCGGTTCCAGACCGCCTCGTACGACGTCGCCCAGGCCCTGGTCGGCACCGGAATCGGCGTCGCCCTGGTCTCGCGGCTGGCCTTGACGCGGGTCCCCGGCACCACCCACCGCGAGCTCGTCGACCCACGGCCCGCTCGCCGACTCCACGCGGTGACCCTGGCCGACGCCACCCTCACCCCCCTGGTGGACGTCTTCCTCGGACTCCTGCGCGACGTCGCCGAGGACATCACCGCCACCTGGACCATGCCGCGGTGA
- the trxA gene encoding thioredoxin, producing MSTVELTKDNFDELVSSNDFVLIDFWASWCGPCRMFAPVYERAAARHEDLLFGKVDTEAQPELAATFQIQSIPTLMIVRENIAVFSQPGALPEQALEDLIAQARDLDMDKVRAAIAEAAGSGPDGQHPDGED from the coding sequence ATGAGCACGGTTGAACTGACCAAGGACAACTTCGACGAGCTCGTCTCGTCGAACGACTTCGTCCTCATCGACTTCTGGGCGTCGTGGTGCGGTCCGTGCCGGATGTTCGCCCCCGTGTACGAGCGGGCGGCCGCGCGCCATGAGGACCTGCTGTTCGGCAAGGTCGACACCGAGGCGCAGCCGGAGCTGGCCGCCACGTTCCAGATCCAGTCGATCCCCACCCTGATGATCGTCCGGGAGAACATCGCCGTCTTCTCCCAGCCCGGCGCGCTGCCCGAGCAGGCCCTGGAGGATCTCATCGCGCAGGCCCGCGACCTCGACATGGACAAGGTGCGCGCCGCGATCGCCGAGGCGGCCGGGTCCGGGCCGGACGGCCAGCACCCGGACGGCGAGGACTGA
- a CDS encoding barstar family protein: protein MVIDLAGVTTVRHLHVLLKQELGFPDFYGMNWDAFWDAITGLVELPRDLTFTGWSAFEATLPEDARIMRGLLDEYVAAQAHTPQGPPVIRCE, encoded by the coding sequence ATGGTCATCGACTTGGCCGGCGTCACCACGGTCCGGCACCTCCATGTACTGCTCAAGCAGGAGTTGGGGTTCCCCGATTTCTATGGAATGAACTGGGACGCCTTCTGGGATGCGATCACCGGTCTGGTGGAGTTGCCCCGCGACCTGACGTTCACAGGATGGTCCGCCTTCGAGGCGACCCTGCCCGAGGACGCGCGCATCATGCGCGGTCTCCTCGACGAATACGTTGCCGCTCAGGCGCACACTCCCCAGGGTCCTCCCGTCATCCGTTGCGAGTAG
- a CDS encoding chaplin, with protein sequence MKRISKAAVLTITAGAVALGSAGGAAAAGGGDEVVITKQKISKSNGADTRKTAAIKVKGMKVDGHKVNVTANAKGKAKVKTNGKGKGKKHHHSHGKGSSASAKAIGSPGAISGNVIQVPVNVPINVCGNTVDVIALLNPSFGGICVNK encoded by the coding sequence GTGAAGCGCATCTCGAAGGCTGCGGTTCTGACCATCACGGCGGGTGCCGTCGCCCTCGGCAGCGCCGGTGGCGCGGCCGCGGCGGGCGGTGGCGACGAGGTGGTCATCACCAAGCAGAAGATCAGCAAGTCAAACGGCGCCGACACCCGCAAGACCGCCGCCATCAAGGTCAAAGGCATGAAGGTCGACGGCCACAAGGTCAATGTCACGGCCAACGCCAAGGGCAAGGCCAAGGTCAAGACCAACGGCAAGGGCAAGGGCAAGAAGCACCACCACAGCCACGGCAAGGGTTCCTCCGCCAGTGCCAAGGCCATCGGGTCGCCCGGCGCCATCAGCGGCAACGTCATCCAGGTGCCGGTCAACGTGCCCATCAACGTGTGCGGCAACACCGTGGACGTCATCGCGCTGCTGAACCCCTCCTTCGGCGGGATCTGCGTCAACAAGTGA
- a CDS encoding putative T7SS-secreted protein — translation MGDPDARTPARTGIPEGATPKDLIPGDPDKIDDLVADLRAYAAAFNDGHDKLGPLKLYRWSGKGESAFRAAVDRLPKELSSAHTQFANAASALAAYATKLRGVQKRCKPIIEDAAEARKTAASHEKKVQAYNDAVKRGDDSLPERPAETNPGITAMENCQRRLDGLTFELDFVVKASKKKIDQAAEKAPDKPSGFEKTKQGVKDFLWGAHSGILDIADFAEPFLTLDPKGAAMKLAGIFDGGKYAIEHPTEFAKAVANWEEWSSNPQRAAGQLTPAVLLALATGGGSALRNVAKASRDAADRLKARKDALSRGDNRDRAERDGTQDQCGPEKTCDGEPVDVITGEMTMSATDVQLPGGLPLVLERTFVSSHTCGGWFGRTWAATLDQRLELDADGIVFVADDGMLLTYPIPQPEEDTLPDRGPRWPLRWDGEAGGPITITIPEHGRSLHFAPLPDVPATELPLQAITDRNGRRIDISYGPDGAPAQISHSGGYRIAIDTDPALLRITALRLLGVGDTETGTTLVAYRYNAAGDLTEVVNSTGTPLRFTYDAEHRMTSWTDRNGTRFGYFYDRRGRVTHTVGSGNMLSGRFQYDEAARTTTYTDSLGNRTRYVYNEASKVISRADALGHTTHTDWGPQPGRFPAAVTDPLGRTTRYLYDDLDRLLRVDRPDGTAASAVYNELGLPTEVWEPDGAVWRHTYDQRGNRTSTTSPTGAETRYVYDECGNLTSITDARGHTTHITANAAGLPVEITDPLGNTTNFRRGTHGRITRVTDPLGHVTRHRWTVEGKPSWRIRPDGSRESWTWDPEGNLREHTDPAGNTTRHSYTHFDRLATRTEPDGAMYAFTYDTESRLTAVTNPQGLEWRYAYDAAGCLISETDFNGRTLTYAHDAAGRLVSRTNGAGETVHFEHDELGRTMAQRTEEGEETHFAYDAVGRLIWATNADTDLTREYDAVGRLLKETVNAHTTTYTYDAAGHCTSRTTPTGLTSTWTYDAADRPTSLTTAGNELAFTYDAAGRETSRTLGEPVTLTQTWDELARLTSQTVGLQSAVARTLLQHREYAYRADDHLTEIRELTSGTRRFDLDPVGRATAVHAHGWTETYTYDTAGNLTKASAPAHPSSGQREFTGTLIRRAGRTTYEHDTQGRLTRRTRRLLNGQQRTWTYRWNTDDRLTEVVTPDGALWRYTYDPLGRRMTKRLVADDGMVREQVRFTWDGARLAEQTTLDDETMSWDYMPGTHRPLTQTSRHTSGEVDPGASAILRAANLSMAEVDARFHAIVTDLVGTPTDLVSPTGDVAWRRRTTLWGTTLPAPADAVDCPLRFPGQYADPETGLNYNYFRHYDPETARYVSHDPLGLRPAPNTYSYVVNPFTWFDACGLQSCDEPDEISKNIADHALESARRPDGNGTHFVRGVDDKALAHYVDGVINGDVPNVDIRYGLRNGRVGYWDPDKGAVVIEDGDGGTVFTPKGGKYYFDHELE, via the coding sequence ATGGGAGATCCTGACGCGCGGACCCCGGCACGGACCGGCATCCCCGAAGGCGCCACGCCCAAGGACCTGATTCCAGGTGATCCGGACAAGATCGACGACCTGGTGGCGGATCTGCGCGCCTACGCCGCCGCCTTCAACGACGGCCACGACAAGCTGGGCCCACTGAAGCTGTACCGGTGGTCAGGGAAGGGGGAGAGCGCGTTCCGTGCCGCGGTCGACCGGCTTCCGAAGGAACTCTCCTCCGCGCACACCCAGTTCGCCAACGCCGCCTCCGCTCTGGCCGCGTACGCCACCAAACTGCGCGGCGTCCAAAAGCGCTGCAAACCGATCATCGAGGACGCGGCCGAGGCCAGGAAGACCGCGGCGAGCCACGAGAAGAAGGTCCAGGCATACAACGACGCGGTCAAGCGCGGGGACGACTCGCTCCCCGAGCGGCCCGCGGAGACCAATCCGGGCATCACCGCCATGGAGAACTGCCAGCGTCGTCTGGACGGGCTGACCTTCGAGCTCGACTTTGTGGTCAAGGCGTCGAAGAAGAAGATCGACCAGGCGGCGGAGAAGGCTCCGGACAAGCCGAGCGGCTTTGAGAAGACCAAGCAGGGTGTCAAGGACTTCCTCTGGGGAGCGCATAGCGGCATCCTCGACATCGCCGACTTCGCCGAGCCGTTCCTCACGCTCGATCCCAAGGGCGCGGCCATGAAACTGGCCGGGATCTTCGACGGCGGCAAATACGCCATCGAGCACCCGACCGAGTTCGCCAAGGCCGTCGCCAACTGGGAGGAGTGGTCGAGCAACCCGCAGCGCGCGGCGGGCCAGTTGACTCCTGCGGTGCTCCTGGCTCTGGCGACAGGTGGCGGAAGCGCATTGCGCAACGTCGCGAAGGCATCAAGGGACGCGGCCGACCGCCTGAAGGCTCGCAAGGACGCGCTCAGCCGCGGCGACAACCGCGACCGGGCAGAGCGCGACGGCACCCAGGACCAGTGCGGTCCCGAGAAGACGTGCGACGGCGAACCGGTCGACGTCATCACCGGAGAGATGACAATGTCCGCCACGGACGTCCAACTGCCGGGCGGCCTCCCCCTCGTCCTGGAACGCACCTTCGTCTCCAGCCACACCTGCGGCGGCTGGTTCGGCCGCACCTGGGCAGCCACCCTCGACCAGCGCCTGGAACTGGACGCAGACGGGATCGTCTTCGTCGCCGACGACGGCATGCTCCTCACCTACCCCATCCCACAGCCTGAGGAGGACACCCTCCCTGACCGCGGCCCCCGCTGGCCACTGCGCTGGGACGGCGAGGCCGGCGGGCCGATAACCATCACCATCCCCGAGCACGGACGTAGCCTGCACTTCGCCCCGCTGCCGGACGTACCCGCTACCGAACTCCCACTCCAGGCCATCACCGACCGCAACGGCCGCCGGATCGACATCTCCTACGGCCCGGACGGCGCACCGGCCCAGATCAGCCACTCCGGCGGCTACCGCATCGCGATCGACACCGACCCGGCACTGCTGCGCATCACCGCCCTCCGCCTCCTCGGCGTCGGCGACACTGAGACCGGTACCACGCTGGTCGCCTACCGATACAACGCGGCCGGCGACCTCACCGAAGTCGTCAACTCCACAGGCACGCCGCTGCGCTTCACCTACGACGCCGAACACCGAATGACGTCGTGGACAGACCGCAACGGCACCCGCTTCGGCTATTTCTACGACAGGCGCGGGCGCGTCACGCACACCGTCGGTTCCGGCAACATGCTGTCGGGGCGCTTCCAGTACGACGAAGCGGCCCGTACCACCACCTACACCGACTCTCTGGGCAACCGCACGCGGTACGTCTACAACGAAGCATCGAAGGTCATCTCGCGGGCCGACGCCCTGGGCCACACCACACATACTGACTGGGGCCCGCAGCCGGGCCGCTTCCCGGCAGCCGTCACCGACCCCCTCGGCCGCACCACCCGCTACCTCTACGACGACCTCGACCGGCTCCTCCGCGTCGACCGCCCCGATGGCACCGCGGCGAGCGCCGTCTACAACGAGCTGGGGCTTCCCACAGAGGTATGGGAACCGGACGGTGCGGTGTGGCGCCACACCTACGACCAGCGAGGCAACCGCACCAGCACCACCAGCCCAACGGGCGCCGAGACTCGCTATGTCTACGACGAGTGCGGCAACCTGACGTCCATCACCGACGCACGGGGGCACACCACCCACATCACGGCCAACGCCGCGGGCCTGCCAGTCGAGATCACCGATCCTCTGGGCAATACCACCAACTTCCGTAGGGGTACGCATGGCCGTATCACCCGCGTCACCGACCCGCTGGGCCACGTCACCCGCCACAGGTGGACGGTCGAGGGTAAGCCGTCGTGGCGGATACGCCCGGATGGCAGTAGGGAGTCGTGGACCTGGGACCCGGAAGGCAACCTCCGCGAACACACCGATCCGGCAGGCAACACCACACGGCACTCCTACACGCACTTCGATCGTCTGGCTACGCGCACGGAGCCGGACGGCGCCATGTACGCGTTCACCTACGACACGGAATCGCGGCTGACGGCGGTCACGAATCCGCAGGGGTTGGAGTGGCGCTACGCATACGACGCGGCAGGCTGCCTGATCTCCGAGACAGACTTCAATGGCCGCACTCTGACGTACGCCCACGATGCGGCGGGCCGGCTCGTATCGCGGACCAACGGCGCAGGCGAGACCGTCCACTTCGAACACGATGAGCTGGGCCGGACAATGGCGCAGCGGACGGAAGAAGGCGAGGAGACACACTTCGCGTACGACGCGGTGGGCCGCCTGATATGGGCGACCAACGCGGACACGGACCTGACCCGCGAGTACGACGCGGTGGGCCGCCTGCTGAAGGAAACGGTCAACGCCCACACCACGACCTACACCTACGACGCGGCGGGCCACTGCACGAGCCGCACGACCCCGACCGGCCTGACGTCAACGTGGACCTACGACGCGGCGGACCGCCCGACCTCGCTCACCACAGCGGGCAACGAACTTGCCTTCACCTACGACGCGGCGGGACGTGAGACGTCGAGGACACTGGGTGAGCCCGTGACGCTGACCCAGACTTGGGACGAACTGGCTCGTTTGACCAGCCAGACCGTCGGCCTGCAGTCGGCGGTGGCGAGGACGCTGCTTCAGCACCGCGAGTACGCCTACCGAGCGGACGACCACCTCACGGAGATCCGCGAGCTCACCTCCGGCACCCGCCGCTTCGACCTCGACCCGGTCGGCAGAGCCACAGCCGTGCACGCGCACGGCTGGACGGAGACGTACACGTACGACACCGCGGGCAACCTCACGAAGGCCAGTGCCCCAGCCCACCCCTCCTCTGGCCAACGCGAATTCACCGGTACCCTGATCCGGCGCGCCGGCCGCACGACATACGAGCACGACACGCAGGGGCGCCTGACTCGCCGCACCCGCCGCCTGCTGAACGGCCAGCAGCGCACCTGGACCTACCGATGGAACACAGACGACCGCCTCACGGAGGTCGTCACCCCGGACGGCGCCCTATGGCGGTACACGTACGACCCGCTGGGTCGCCGGATGACCAAGCGCCTCGTAGCGGATGACGGCATGGTGCGGGAGCAAGTCCGGTTCACGTGGGACGGCGCACGCCTGGCCGAACAGACCACGCTGGACGACGAGACTATGTCCTGGGACTACATGCCGGGGACGCACCGGCCGCTGACCCAGACGTCGCGCCACACGTCAGGGGAGGTGGATCCGGGAGCAAGCGCAATCCTCCGTGCTGCAAACCTTTCGATGGCGGAGGTGGATGCGCGTTTCCATGCCATCGTCACCGATCTCGTCGGCACCCCGACTGACCTGGTCTCGCCCACCGGCGACGTGGCCTGGCGACGCCGCACGACCCTCTGGGGCACGACTTTGCCTGCCCCGGCGGACGCGGTGGACTGCCCACTCCGCTTCCCCGGCCAATATGCCGACCCAGAAACGGGTCTAAACTACAACTACTTCCGCCACTACGACCCCGAAACCGCGCGCTACGTCAGCCACGATCCTCTGGGTCTCCGTCCTGCACCTAATACGTACTCATATGTCGTAAACCCGTTCACGTGGTTCGATGCTTGTGGATTGCAATCATGTGACGAGCCAGACGAAATCTCTAAGAATATCGCAGACCATGCATTGGAATCAGCACGACGGCCGGATGGGAACGGAACCCACTTCGTACGCGGTGTTGACGACAAGGCGCTTGCGCATTACGTCGATGGCGTAATCAACGGAGACGTCCCCAACGTTGATATAAGGTACGGCCTCAGAAATGGGCGAGTCGGCTATTGGGACCCTGATAAGGGTGCAGTTGTGATCGAGGACGGAGATGGTGGCACCGTCTTCACACCCAAGGGTGGAAAGTATTATTTCGATCACGAGCTCGAGTAG
- a CDS encoding molybdopterin-binding protein has protein sequence MALSIRNQLAGTVTAVTPGAAMATVTVRLAGGQEITAAVTREAVEDLGVVPDTPVRVLVKSTEVSLATGPVAGLSIRNRIPGTVAGVTAGDAMATVKVAVDGGELTAAVTHDAVGDLGLTAGSPVVALIKSTEVALATA, from the coding sequence ATGGCTCTGAGCATCCGCAACCAGCTCGCCGGAACCGTCACCGCCGTCACGCCCGGCGCCGCGATGGCGACCGTGACGGTGCGCCTCGCGGGTGGGCAGGAGATCACCGCGGCGGTGACCCGCGAGGCCGTGGAGGACCTCGGGGTCGTGCCGGACACGCCGGTGCGCGTCCTGGTGAAGTCGACCGAGGTGTCGCTGGCCACCGGCCCCGTCGCCGGGCTGAGCATCCGCAACCGGATTCCGGGCACGGTCGCCGGGGTCACCGCCGGCGACGCCATGGCGACCGTGAAGGTCGCGGTCGACGGCGGCGAGCTGACGGCCGCCGTCACCCATGACGCCGTCGGTGACCTCGGCCTCACCGCCGGCTCGCCGGTCGTGGCGCTGATCAAGTCGACCGAGGTCGCGCTGGCCACCGCGTGA
- a CDS encoding calcium-binding protein, which yields MRRSLVVGAVLGLLVTAGGAAQTAMAGPTAVDPAAALCFGRPATITGTSGNDRITGTPGPDVIIAGDGADVVNGRGGDDRVCGGAGADDLSGEEGGDRIDGGRDNDSLWGGDGDDELRGGEGDDSLFGGAGRDRLDGGPGTNFHDGGPDADVCVKPDEGRDCP from the coding sequence ATGCGTCGCAGTCTTGTGGTCGGGGCAGTTCTCGGGTTGCTGGTGACGGCTGGTGGAGCCGCGCAGACGGCCATGGCCGGGCCGACCGCCGTCGACCCGGCCGCCGCGTTGTGCTTCGGCCGGCCGGCGACGATCACCGGAACATCCGGAAACGACAGGATCACCGGCACGCCGGGGCCGGACGTCATCATCGCCGGTGACGGTGCCGACGTCGTCAACGGCCGCGGCGGCGACGACCGCGTCTGCGGCGGTGCGGGCGCCGACGATCTCTCCGGCGAGGAGGGCGGTGACAGGATCGACGGCGGTCGCGACAACGACTCCCTGTGGGGTGGCGACGGCGACGACGAACTGCGCGGCGGCGAGGGCGACGACAGCCTCTTCGGGGGCGCGGGGAGGGACCGTCTCGACGGCGGCCCGGGCACGAACTTCCACGACGGCGGCCCCGACGCCGACGTATGCGTCAAGCCCGATGAGGGGCGCGACTGTCCCTGA